In Dehalococcoidia bacterium, one DNA window encodes the following:
- a CDS encoding glycosyltransferase, which produces MTAVRLVLRMATGLALVWPVAGYPLALAALARISRRAVRKQPGYEPTVTIIVPTHNEAPLIRRRLLDVAGYDYDPSKIEVIVVDSGSTDGTAEIVEQARREGLLPGLKLIREETRRGKAAATNLALPEARGEIIVVTDALTLFDPRALRNIVANFADPAVGAVTGDFRVSEQATTSQQEEGLFWELRNRLRRLESAVDSTPFLSGEMCCYRRSLVQHVDEDSMADDMNVALRLRQSGYRAVVDGEASFSEARSASFRELDAVKSRRAVGGIQELMRFRRMVFNPRYGLFGMLILPSDLLYYLPLRLPALVWLALDCARGLGRRRTAFVSAVSLAAAAWGLARWPRLRRLSLVALFNEWIFLRGFVAWASGRYSVAWAQERSTRLAASEATERT; this is translated from the coding sequence TTGACCGCTGTCCGTCTTGTCCTCAGGATGGCCACCGGGTTAGCGCTCGTGTGGCCCGTCGCCGGCTATCCGCTGGCCCTGGCAGCGCTGGCGCGCATATCAAGGCGCGCCGTCCGCAAGCAGCCGGGATACGAGCCCACCGTCACGATCATCGTCCCGACTCACAACGAGGCGCCGCTCATCCGCCGTCGCCTCCTCGACGTGGCGGGGTACGATTACGACCCGTCGAAGATCGAAGTGATCGTCGTCGACTCCGGCTCGACCGACGGCACGGCGGAGATCGTGGAGCAGGCGCGCCGCGAGGGGCTGCTGCCCGGCCTCAAGCTCATTCGCGAAGAGACGCGGCGCGGCAAGGCGGCAGCGACGAACCTGGCGCTGCCGGAAGCCCGGGGCGAGATCATCGTAGTCACCGACGCGCTGACCCTGTTCGACCCGCGCGCGCTCCGGAACATCGTCGCGAACTTCGCCGATCCGGCGGTGGGCGCCGTCACCGGCGACTTCCGCGTCTCCGAGCAAGCGACCACGTCCCAGCAGGAGGAAGGGCTCTTCTGGGAGCTGCGGAACCGCCTACGCCGTCTCGAATCGGCCGTCGATTCCACGCCCTTCCTCTCCGGCGAAATGTGCTGCTACCGCCGTTCGCTCGTACAGCACGTGGATGAGGACTCGATGGCGGACGATATGAACGTGGCGCTGCGGCTGCGGCAGTCGGGGTACCGCGCGGTTGTGGACGGCGAGGCGTCGTTCAGCGAGGCGCGTTCCGCCAGCTTCCGCGAGCTCGATGCCGTGAAGTCGAGACGGGCCGTGGGCGGCATCCAGGAGCTGATGCGCTTCCGGCGGATGGTCTTTAATCCCCGTTACGGCCTCTTCGGTATGCTGATACTGCCTTCCGACCTTCTGTACTATCTTCCGCTGCGGCTGCCTGCCCTCGTCTGGCTGGCGCTTGATTGCGCCCGTGGCCTCGGACGGCGGCGCACCGCTTTCGTGTCAGCCGTCTCCCTTGCGGCCGCGGCGTGGGGCCTCGCGCGGTGGCCGCGGCTGCGACGCCTGTCGCTGGTCGCCCTGTTCAACGAGTGGATATTCCTGCGCGGCTTCGTCGCCTGGGCCAGCGGACGCTACAGCGTGGCGTGGGCGCAGGAGCGCTCGACGAGGCTGGCGGCCAGCGAGGCAACGGAAAGGACGTGA
- a CDS encoding glycosyltransferase family 2 protein: MVSERTSGDTTAGTNAAQVDVSVVLPCLNEEETVAVCVRKALGWCQSAGVRGEVIVVDNGSTDRSRERAIEAGARVVDEPRRGYGSAHLRGFAESTGRVIVMADADDTYDLSDLDALIAPLGEGYDMVVGNRLKSLSPGSMAWSHRFIGTPLLTALLSLFSGSRLGDSQCGMRAFTREAYERMQLRSTGMELASEMILKSARRGLRMTEVPISYYPRVTESKLHAFRDAWRHVRFLLLHTPGYAFFVPGLVLFVVGLVSLTITVATQTGLPLGSLNWQPLFAGGILLAVGSNALILGVATSLYAESRGIVSEGRLIRLYREHLSLERVLLLGATLFLTGIALDGYIFYRWLSGTEGGAHLSGMAAIAQSCLIIGANVTLGGFLTALIDIE, encoded by the coding sequence TTGGTCTCAGAACGCACTTCGGGCGACACAACTGCCGGCACGAACGCGGCGCAGGTCGACGTCTCGGTTGTGCTGCCGTGTCTGAACGAGGAAGAAACCGTCGCGGTCTGCGTGCGTAAGGCGCTGGGCTGGTGCCAGTCGGCGGGTGTGCGAGGCGAGGTGATCGTGGTGGATAATGGCTCGACCGATCGCTCGCGCGAGCGCGCCATCGAGGCCGGCGCGCGCGTCGTCGACGAGCCGAGGCGTGGCTACGGCAGCGCCCATCTCCGGGGGTTCGCCGAGTCCACAGGCCGAGTTATCGTCATGGCCGATGCCGACGACACGTACGACCTCAGTGATTTAGACGCCCTCATCGCGCCCCTTGGCGAAGGATACGACATGGTAGTTGGCAACCGGCTGAAAAGCCTCTCTCCGGGGTCGATGGCGTGGAGCCACCGGTTCATCGGCACGCCCCTGCTCACGGCGCTCCTGAGCTTGTTCTCCGGCTCGCGGCTCGGCGACAGCCAGTGCGGCATGCGCGCCTTCACCCGCGAGGCCTACGAGCGCATGCAACTCCGTTCAACGGGGATGGAGCTGGCGTCGGAAATGATACTGAAGAGCGCGCGACGGGGCCTGCGGATGACGGAAGTGCCCATCTCCTACTACCCACGCGTCACGGAGAGCAAACTGCACGCCTTTCGCGACGCCTGGCGGCACGTGCGTTTCCTCCTTCTGCACACTCCCGGCTACGCCTTCTTCGTGCCCGGCCTTGTCCTCTTTGTGGTCGGGCTTGTCTCGCTGACGATAACCGTCGCCACGCAGACCGGCCTGCCGCTCGGGTCGCTGAATTGGCAGCCCCTCTTCGCGGGCGGCATCCTGCTCGCCGTCGGCTCGAACGCGCTCATACTGGGAGTCGCAACCAGCCTGTACGCAGAATCGAGGGGCATCGTCTCGGAGGGGAGACTAATCCGACTCTACCGCGAGCACCTGTCGCTGGAGCGCGTACTGCTCCTTGGTGCCACGCTGTTCCTGACCGGCATCGCGCTAGACGGGTACATCTTCTATCGCTGGCTGAGCGGCACCGAGGGCGGCGCGCACCTTTCCGGTATGGCGGCTATCGCCCAGAGCTGTCTTATCATCGGTGCCAACGTCACCCTGGGGGGCTTTCTCACCGCGCTCATCGATATAGAATGA
- a CDS encoding DUF2298 domain-containing protein, which produces MREVEEPSTQPGRSDLLVSLLASTRALTIIALAVIIAFGGALRFYNLNWDSPAMVDPAAADSPSHLHPDERFMAMVEDSIEVPGSLGLYFDTDSSPLNPYQQERDYVYGTLPLFLVKIIGNITGNTGYDEITETGRAVTALFDTMTILLVFLIGRRLAGRNVGLLASLLYAAAVLPIQHAHFFVVDSYVTFFAAAAVYFSIGVAQNGRWHNYALAGLMTGLAMACKLTAVSLVPVVGLAAAIHAWPSYKHLLPFRRESDEGRPEGEGESALKRPRLRGDVIGLALMLLLAFGAFRIAQPYAFTTPSWSDFAIWDRDERIVNLPNACTEKRVGGETVRSCNLLVTEVASRLNFNPRFVQDQLNQRNLLGGDAMFPPSVQWIGRTKWLYPLEQMVLWGMGPALGITAWAGFLYAAWRAVFRCEALALVLLAWVAGYFVFMGGQFSLYMRYFLPIYPVLAVFASMLLIHLWRSVRSPPFLAGVRALAPRSVPAARWLGVGAVVVVSAATVLWALSYASIYSRPHTRLEASKWIFENVPEGSVVTNESWDDALPMSLPSGNARAYQQISMNGYGVDSERGKMAELIDFLDQADYIVLSSARLSGTIPRAPAIYPVTSRYYDLLLDEKLGFRLAAKFTSYPGLLGVAIPDDAAEESFSVYDHPKVLIFEKTEQYSTESAVMLLNPAEGANAVSMTPAEAGGNALLMTPDEAAKQQEGGTWTSIFDPESFSNRFPAVTWLLAIEIVSLALAPLALLVFRSLPDRGYLLTKPLGLLAVSWLVWLGASLKLFDFTRGSIAVVFLLIVAVGAATARLQKGAWRDYVKRHWRAILLSEALFLGAFLAFYWIRTLNPDLWHSSRGGEKPMELAYLNAVTRSTTMPPYDPWLAGGYLNYYYFGQFMTATLIKFSGILPEIAFNLAVPTFFAMTVGAAYSVCLNLAEAVRRRVRLPRGPFGGAKGPVMAGLAAVVLVAVVGNLQALYQTVERFSAVSDWRLGSGIPLISGMVGLIGGVWNVIIGNAGRLPGFDFWAPSRIMPGQASITEFPFWTFLFADLHAHLMAIPFDITILGVALALVLRPKASMKKSDGGGRATGWAGIAVLALLVGALRPINSWDYPPFLLLAVAAVFISERAAEGRANWRMVGVATGKAAVLVVLSVLFFFPFWRDYHLFYKGFHASTETTQLDWYLDHFGLFLFATGSLLAFFTWRAFRRRPERTAPLYVLTFAAVGLVVSLGVAFSGESHRLPITVTGLSVSSFLGDLASNDLPVVLLSMAVIALLLLLAWRELRSWRADSPVRLFLFAMVGMALALSAAVDVLTLDGDIDRMNTVFKFYVHVWLLFAVVSAFGLWYLLAVTARRRPPKKSGATGQLAGWAKGGWTAVLAVLLGASLIYPFSGTRARVSAGERFDEYTGRGVNGMEYMKHAVYRDEFGPVELKYDYDAIQWMRQNVEGTPVIVEAQTPNYRWGSRFSIYTGLPTVIGWGWHQQQQRGKYADMVIEREEQVKQFYSTPSVDEAIIFLQRYNVSYVIVGQIERGYYGPEGMSKFEEMDGQELRLVFKNEGTRIYEVAALPPILPSS; this is translated from the coding sequence GTGAGGGAGGTCGAAGAGCCGTCCACGCAGCCCGGTCGCAGCGACCTCCTCGTGTCCCTGCTTGCATCCACCCGCGCGCTCACGATCATTGCCCTCGCCGTCATCATCGCCTTCGGGGGGGCGCTCCGCTTCTACAACCTCAACTGGGATTCGCCGGCGATGGTCGATCCGGCCGCGGCCGACTCGCCGTCGCATCTCCACCCCGACGAGCGCTTCATGGCGATGGTCGAAGACAGCATCGAGGTGCCGGGCAGTCTCGGCCTCTACTTCGACACGGACAGCTCGCCTCTCAACCCTTATCAACAGGAGCGCGACTACGTCTACGGCACCCTCCCGCTCTTTCTGGTCAAGATAATCGGCAACATCACCGGGAACACGGGCTACGACGAGATCACGGAGACCGGCCGGGCCGTCACCGCCCTTTTCGACACGATGACGATCCTGCTCGTCTTCCTGATCGGGCGGCGCCTCGCGGGACGGAACGTCGGGCTGCTCGCCTCGCTGCTCTACGCCGCCGCGGTCCTGCCGATCCAGCACGCGCACTTCTTCGTCGTCGACTCCTACGTGACGTTCTTCGCCGCCGCCGCCGTCTACTTCTCGATAGGGGTGGCCCAGAACGGCCGCTGGCACAACTACGCGCTTGCCGGGCTGATGACGGGGCTGGCGATGGCCTGCAAGCTGACGGCCGTCTCGCTGGTGCCGGTCGTGGGGCTGGCGGCCGCTATACACGCCTGGCCGTCTTACAAACACCTGCTTCCTTTCCGACGGGAAAGCGACGAAGGCCGGCCTGAAGGCGAAGGGGAGTCCGCTTTGAAGCGGCCCCGCCTTCGCGGCGACGTCATCGGCCTGGCGCTGATGCTCCTGCTTGCCTTTGGCGCGTTTCGCATCGCCCAGCCGTACGCCTTCACCACGCCCTCCTGGAGCGACTTCGCGATCTGGGACCGCGATGAGCGCATCGTGAACCTTCCCAACGCCTGCACGGAGAAGAGGGTAGGCGGGGAGACAGTGAGAAGCTGCAACCTGCTCGTCACCGAGGTGGCTTCCCGCCTCAACTTCAACCCCCGCTTCGTGCAGGACCAGCTCAACCAGCGGAACTTGCTGGGCGGCGACGCCATGTTCCCGCCATCGGTGCAATGGATCGGCCGCACAAAGTGGCTCTACCCGCTGGAGCAGATGGTACTGTGGGGAATGGGCCCGGCGCTCGGGATCACAGCCTGGGCAGGTTTCCTTTACGCCGCCTGGCGCGCCGTCTTCCGCTGCGAGGCGCTCGCGCTGGTGCTGCTCGCCTGGGTGGCGGGCTACTTCGTCTTCATGGGCGGGCAGTTCTCTCTGTACATGCGGTACTTCCTGCCCATCTACCCCGTCCTTGCCGTGTTCGCGAGCATGCTCCTCATTCATCTCTGGCGGAGCGTCCGCAGCCCGCCGTTTCTCGCCGGAGTGCGCGCTCTCGCGCCGCGGTCCGTTCCAGCCGCCCGCTGGCTCGGCGTCGGGGCGGTCGTCGTCGTATCGGCAGCTACCGTTCTTTGGGCGCTCTCCTACGCGTCAATCTACTCGCGCCCGCACACGCGCCTGGAGGCCTCGAAGTGGATCTTCGAGAACGTCCCCGAGGGCAGCGTCGTTACCAACGAGAGCTGGGACGACGCCCTCCCCATGAGCCTCCCTTCAGGGAACGCCCGCGCCTATCAGCAGATATCGATGAACGGCTACGGTGTGGACTCAGAGCGCGGCAAAATGGCGGAGCTCATCGACTTCCTAGACCAGGCCGACTACATCGTTCTCTCCAGCGCCCGCCTGTCCGGCACCATCCCGCGCGCGCCGGCGATCTATCCGGTCACGAGCCGCTACTACGACCTCCTGCTCGACGAGAAGCTGGGCTTCCGCCTCGCCGCGAAATTCACGTCGTACCCCGGATTGCTCGGGGTCGCTATCCCGGACGACGCGGCCGAGGAGTCGTTCAGTGTCTACGACCACCCGAAAGTCCTTATCTTCGAGAAGACGGAGCAGTACTCGACTGAGAGCGCCGTCATGTTGCTCAACCCGGCGGAAGGGGCCAACGCCGTCAGCATGACGCCGGCGGAAGCGGGCGGCAACGCCCTCCTCATGACGCCGGACGAGGCGGCAAAGCAGCAGGAAGGCGGCACGTGGACCTCCATATTCGACCCGGAAAGCTTCAGCAACCGCTTTCCTGCCGTTACCTGGCTCCTCGCCATCGAGATCGTCTCGCTGGCTCTGGCGCCGCTGGCTCTGCTCGTGTTCCGTTCCCTGCCCGACCGCGGCTATCTGCTGACGAAGCCGCTGGGGCTGCTCGCGGTCTCCTGGCTGGTGTGGCTGGGCGCCAGCCTCAAGCTTTTCGACTTCACGCGCGGCAGCATCGCCGTCGTCTTCCTGCTTATCGTGGCCGTCGGCGCCGCGACCGCGCGTCTCCAGAAGGGGGCGTGGAGGGATTATGTCAAGCGTCACTGGCGCGCCATCCTTCTCAGCGAGGCCCTCTTCCTGGGCGCGTTCCTGGCCTTCTACTGGATACGCACGCTCAACCCCGACCTCTGGCACTCCTCTCGCGGCGGCGAGAAGCCGATGGAGCTGGCGTACCTCAACGCCGTGACCCGCAGCACGACCATGCCCCCTTACGACCCCTGGCTGGCCGGCGGCTATCTTAACTATTACTACTTCGGCCAGTTCATGACCGCAACGCTCATAAAGTTCAGCGGCATCCTCCCCGAGATCGCCTTCAACCTTGCCGTGCCGACGTTTTTCGCCATGACGGTGGGCGCCGCCTACTCGGTCTGCCTCAACCTCGCCGAGGCGGTGCGACGCCGCGTCCGCCTGCCGCGCGGGCCGTTCGGCGGAGCGAAGGGGCCGGTGATGGCAGGGCTGGCGGCCGTCGTCCTGGTGGCGGTTGTCGGGAACCTGCAGGCCCTCTATCAGACGGTCGAGCGCTTTTCCGCCGTCAGCGATTGGCGTCTGGGCAGCGGCATCCCCCTCATCAGCGGGATGGTGGGGCTCATCGGCGGAGTGTGGAACGTCATCATCGGCAACGCCGGCCGACTGCCCGGGTTCGATTTCTGGGCGCCCAGCCGCATCATGCCCGGCCAGGCCAGCATCACCGAGTTTCCGTTCTGGACCTTCCTCTTCGCCGATTTGCACGCCCACCTGATGGCCATCCCCTTCGATATCACCATCCTCGGCGTCGCTCTCGCCCTCGTCCTGCGACCGAAGGCAAGCATGAAGAAAAGCGACGGCGGTGGCCGCGCGACCGGCTGGGCGGGCATCGCCGTCCTCGCGCTGCTCGTAGGCGCCCTGCGGCCGATCAACTCGTGGGACTACCCGCCGTTTCTCCTTCTCGCCGTCGCCGCCGTCTTCATCAGCGAGCGGGCCGCGGAAGGAAGGGCGAACTGGCGCATGGTGGGCGTTGCGACGGGGAAGGCGGCCGTCCTCGTCGTGCTGTCCGTTCTCTTCTTCTTCCCCTTCTGGCGCGACTACCACCTCTTCTACAAGGGCTTCCACGCCTCGACGGAGACGACGCAGCTCGACTGGTACCTCGACCACTTCGGCCTCTTCCTGTTCGCCACGGGGTCGCTGCTGGCGTTCTTCACCTGGCGGGCGTTCCGCCGCCGGCCGGAGCGGACGGCGCCGCTCTATGTCCTGACGTTCGCCGCGGTGGGGCTCGTTGTGTCGCTTGGAGTGGCGTTTAGCGGAGAGAGCCACCGCCTGCCGATAACCGTGACCGGCCTCTCCGTGTCTTCGTTCCTGGGCGACCTCGCGTCCAACGATCTGCCCGTCGTCCTCCTTTCGATGGCGGTGATCGCGCTCCTGCTGCTGCTCGCCTGGCGCGAGCTGCGGTCGTGGCGCGCCGATTCGCCGGTGCGGCTGTTCCTGTTCGCGATGGTGGGGATGGCGCTCGCCTTAAGCGCGGCCGTCGACGTTCTCACCCTCGACGGCGATATCGACCGCATGAACACCGTCTTCAAGTTCTACGTGCACGTGTGGCTGCTGTTCGCCGTCGTTTCCGCGTTCGGGTTGTGGTACCTGTTGGCGGTAACGGCGCGCCGACGGCCGCCAAAGAAGAGCGGAGCGACGGGGCAGCTCGCGGGCTGGGCGAAGGGCGGCTGGACCGCCGTGCTGGCGGTGCTGCTTGGCGCGTCGCTCATCTACCCGTTCTCGGGGACGCGGGCGCGGGTTAGCGCCGGCGAGCGCTTCGACGAGTACACAGGCCGGGGCGTCAACGGGATGGAGTATATGAAGCATGCCGTCTATCGCGACGAGTTCGGGCCCGTGGAGCTGAAGTACGATTACGATGCCATCCAGTGGATGCGGCAGAACGTGGAAGGGACGCCGGTCATCGTCGAGGCGCAGACGCCGAACTACCGCTGGGGCTCCCGCTTCTCCATCTACACCGGCCTGCCGACGGTGATCGGCTGGGGCTGGCACCAGCAGCAGCAACGGGGAAAATACGCCGACATGGTCATTGAGCGCGAGGAGCAGGTGAAGCAGTTCTACTCCACGCCCTCGGTCGACGAGGCGATCATCTTCTTGCAGCGGTACAACGTATCGTACGTGATAGTGGGGCAGATCGAGCGGGGGTACTACGGGCCGGAGGGAATGTCGAAGTTCGAGGAGATGGACGGCCAGGAGCTGCGCCTCGTGTTCAAGAACGAGGGCACGCGCATCTACGAGGTCGCCGCCCTTCCCCCAATCCTCCCCTCTTCATAG
- a CDS encoding lysylphosphatidylglycerol synthase transmembrane domain-containing protein — translation MSRWWLQAAVAAALLALLLWRVEVWELGDALSRFDPWTALGVVLLNLPTIALLAVRTHLALRRLGYDASVPALLPVSAIGNIAAVLTPGAAGDVIRTPFLKGRHAVSYADGFATIVYERGFSFAILCVATGLVALWAVVPAAARPVVPAAGLLLLGLPWTLGTLLKRLTRSDGRLANRLRLAGDRAAGAGERSLSALTILARDQRLGLLFAALTVTIFALMTLQLWLIGASLDAGLSPREAALAVGAGAVAGIVSLLPLGLGALDWTMTALLEQAGATLSTAAAAVLLLRATVTLPAGLIGLAGYAYLVVWLRRREALASTEGEQGQAPVSR, via the coding sequence GTGAGTAGGTGGTGGCTGCAGGCGGCGGTGGCGGCGGCGCTCCTGGCGCTGCTGCTCTGGCGCGTCGAGGTGTGGGAGCTCGGCGATGCCCTCAGCCGGTTCGACCCCTGGACGGCCCTCGGCGTCGTCCTTTTGAACCTGCCGACGATCGCGCTCCTCGCCGTGCGCACCCACTTGGCGCTGCGCCGGCTGGGCTACGACGCTTCCGTGCCCGCCCTGCTGCCGGTCTCGGCAATCGGCAACATCGCCGCCGTCCTCACCCCCGGCGCCGCCGGCGACGTCATCCGCACCCCTTTTCTGAAGGGACGCCACGCCGTCTCCTACGCCGACGGCTTCGCGACCATCGTCTACGAGCGCGGGTTCTCCTTCGCCATACTGTGCGTCGCAACCGGCCTCGTCGCGCTTTGGGCGGTCGTGCCCGCGGCCGCGAGGCCCGTCGTGCCGGCGGCGGGGTTGCTTCTCCTCGGCCTGCCCTGGACGCTGGGGACGCTGCTCAAGCGGCTGACGCGCTCCGACGGCCGGCTGGCGAACCGGTTGCGGCTTGCCGGCGACAGAGCGGCAGGCGCGGGGGAACGCTCGCTCTCCGCGTTAACGATCCTCGCGCGCGACCAGCGGCTGGGGCTGCTCTTCGCCGCCCTGACGGTGACCATTTTCGCCTTGATGACGCTCCAGCTCTGGCTCATCGGCGCGTCGCTGGATGCCGGGCTGTCGCCGCGCGAGGCAGCGCTGGCGGTGGGCGCAGGGGCCGTCGCCGGCATCGTCTCGCTATTGCCGCTCGGCCTGGGCGCGCTCGACTGGACGATGACGGCGCTCCTGGAGCAGGCGGGCGCCACGCTTTCGACCGCAGCGGCAGCGGTGCTGCTCCTGCGCGCGACGGTGACGCTGCCCGCGGGACTCATCGGCCTCGCCGGGTACGCGTACCTCGTCGTCTGGCTGCGGCGCAGGGAGGCGCTCGCATCGACGGAGGGCGAGCAAGGCCAGGCGCCCGTGTCCCGATGA
- a CDS encoding glycosyltransferase family 39 protein → MGLAVAVGFGIWGSLLLHDPRMLRFDDALVLYGVALLGLLVFAAGGLPDFEWGWRRRARGFLSQHRVELLLLAAIAAFAVFMRVYRLGTFPPDDGLAFEEHITGGVAYRILQGERPLFYPVRYLVAASLATFGENTFGLRFAGIAMGVLAVPASYLLLRRLVSVPVALFATALLAGAFWPSLHYRVTADAALFTILLALCVVAGAQRRSAVLFVAAGFLAGLLSYEYEPFKAVPFYVVGFLAAAGLWLLFRAAVSGGAAKARSALAAGAKAAWRPAIAFTVAAGIVAAPLMMGEHLGRDIYLSSLHRQEADRENRGTPGLFAPNWETQVKWSAQLFAPVGDDDFPRRTPLTPADRAFIDPMSAFLIVVGLAWTLGTLLRPYRLLFAGWFLGTLMGGALLLSNWEPWKFVGLFPVGLVMAAFFVDDVRAALPPRLTAKAFSLALAALAAFSWAWNADAFFNDAVDEPKMLQAYAHPQSYWYALCDYLRERGPDNFGYSFNARGPAFGLALPRDTPQQEAKAWGDHIWVCHGLQGAALTGPLEGWPLRGEPSGPVTLAYVVAPDLVEPVQRDIAWAYSGLEPDEVKAGPEKLYYLLGYALTGGEIRSRQGLLAEYVSRRGDGTSPVERVDKPHRLSWDAVQAPEPPFSVTWRGLAFLDGQGTWSLRAGGDDPTRVSIDGGQPYVANGLLTSADAPSLAVGWHWVEITLDKESPGGEFWLYWQDPSGAFRHLEEKDLFALAPVEGWLHARTFAIDGVGAFVTQRPASDLAQSALGPLLEETRMLAQGAAQAGKSIDRDEIRLVEERFIATWRVRVGGSYGLALRFEGGEAQVVIDGRQEAVCGPAAHNAVTVCDAAVELAAGEHRVELLLRTDSDTWTGGRLAVSTPSAAAGVDIRPF, encoded by the coding sequence GTGGGGCTTGCTGTTGCCGTCGGGTTTGGCATATGGGGCTCGCTGCTGCTGCACGATCCGCGGATGCTCCGCTTCGATGATGCCCTCGTCCTCTACGGCGTGGCGCTTCTCGGGCTGCTCGTATTCGCCGCCGGGGGCCTGCCCGATTTCGAGTGGGGCTGGCGGCGGCGCGCGCGCGGCTTCCTTTCGCAGCACAGGGTTGAGCTGCTGCTCCTCGCGGCCATTGCCGCCTTCGCCGTGTTCATGCGGGTGTACAGGCTCGGCACATTCCCGCCCGACGATGGCCTCGCCTTCGAGGAACACATCACGGGCGGTGTCGCATATCGCATTCTTCAGGGGGAGCGGCCTCTCTTCTACCCTGTGCGCTACCTCGTCGCCGCCAGCCTGGCCACCTTCGGCGAGAACACCTTCGGGCTGCGCTTCGCTGGCATCGCAATGGGCGTGCTCGCCGTTCCCGCATCCTATCTCCTGTTGCGCCGGCTGGTGAGTGTGCCCGTGGCCCTCTTCGCGACGGCGCTGCTTGCAGGCGCGTTCTGGCCATCGCTCCACTACCGCGTCACCGCCGACGCCGCGCTGTTCACTATCCTGCTTGCGCTATGCGTGGTCGCTGGGGCGCAGCGGCGCAGCGCCGTTCTCTTTGTAGCGGCCGGCTTTCTAGCGGGGCTGCTTTCGTACGAGTACGAGCCGTTCAAAGCCGTGCCCTTCTACGTCGTCGGGTTTCTCGCCGCCGCCGGGCTCTGGCTGCTGTTCCGGGCGGCGGTGAGCGGCGGGGCCGCGAAGGCGAGGTCGGCGCTTGCCGCAGGGGCGAAAGCTGCCTGGCGACCGGCGATCGCCTTCACCGTGGCAGCGGGAATCGTCGCCGCTCCCTTGATGATGGGCGAACATCTAGGACGGGACATCTATCTCTCCTCCCTCCACCGGCAGGAGGCCGACAGAGAGAACCGCGGTACGCCGGGACTATTCGCGCCCAACTGGGAGACGCAGGTCAAGTGGTCGGCACAGCTCTTCGCTCCGGTGGGTGACGACGACTTCCCGCGACGGACGCCGCTGACACCCGCCGACCGCGCCTTCATCGATCCGATGTCCGCCTTTCTGATCGTCGTCGGGCTTGCCTGGACTTTGGGGACACTTCTGCGGCCCTACCGGCTGCTCTTCGCCGGTTGGTTTCTCGGAACTCTCATGGGTGGCGCCCTCCTGCTATCAAACTGGGAGCCGTGGAAGTTCGTCGGGCTTTTCCCCGTTGGGCTGGTGATGGCCGCCTTCTTCGTCGACGACGTGCGCGCAGCATTGCCGCCGCGTCTCACCGCGAAGGCGTTCTCCCTTGCACTCGCCGCACTTGCCGCCTTCTCGTGGGCGTGGAACGCTGACGCCTTTTTCAACGATGCGGTCGACGAACCGAAGATGCTGCAGGCGTATGCCCATCCTCAGAGTTACTGGTATGCCCTTTGCGACTATCTGAGAGAACGCGGCCCTGACAACTTCGGCTATTCGTTCAACGCGCGCGGTCCGGCTTTCGGCCTCGCCCTGCCGCGGGACACCCCCCAGCAGGAGGCAAAGGCCTGGGGCGACCACATATGGGTATGCCATGGCCTGCAGGGCGCGGCCCTGACGGGCCCACTGGAGGGCTGGCCGCTGCGCGGCGAGCCCTCGGGGCCGGTTACTCTGGCCTACGTCGTTGCTCCCGACCTCGTGGAGCCCGTGCAGCGCGACATTGCTTGGGCGTATTCGGGGCTTGAGCCGGACGAAGTAAAGGCGGGCCCCGAGAAGCTGTATTATCTCTTAGGGTACGCACTCACCGGCGGAGAGATACGTAGCCGGCAGGGGCTCCTTGCCGAGTACGTCTCGCGCCGGGGAGACGGAACGTCGCCCGTCGAACGCGTTGACAAGCCGCACCGGCTGTCGTGGGACGCAGTGCAGGCGCCGGAGCCGCCGTTCAGCGTGACCTGGCGCGGGCTCGCGTTCCTCGATGGGCAAGGGACATGGTCGCTACGCGCCGGCGGCGACGACCCAACGCGTGTCTCGATCGACGGCGGACAGCCGTACGTGGCGAACGGGCTCCTCACTTCCGCCGACGCGCCGTCGCTGGCGGTGGGCTGGCACTGGGTGGAGATAACGCTGGACAAGGAGTCGCCCGGAGGAGAGTTCTGGCTTTACTGGCAGGATCCCAGTGGGGCCTTCCGCCATCTGGAGGAAAAGGACTTGTTTGCCCTCGCGCCTGTGGAAGGCTGGCTACACGCGCGCACATTCGCCATCGATGGGGTGGGCGCATTCGTGACGCAGCGGCCGGCATCGGACCTCGCTCAGTCGGCGCTGGGGCCGCTGCTCGAAGAGACGCGCATGCTGGCGCAAGGCGCAGCGCAGGCCGGGAAGAGCATCGATCGCGACGAGATCCGGCTGGTGGAGGAGCGTTTCATCGCGACCTGGCGCGTACGGGTAGGCGGCTCTTATGGCCTCGCCCTTCGGTTCGAAGGCGGAGAGGCCCAAGTCGTCATCGACGGTAGGCAAGAGGCTGTCTGCGGCCCCGCAGCGCACAACGCCGTCACCGTCTGCGATGCGGCGGTAGAGCTGGCGGCTGGAGAGCATCGCGTCGAGTTGTTGCTGAGAACGGACAGCGACACCTGGACGGGCGGCCGGCTGGCAGTCTCCACCCCTTCTGCAGCGGCAGGCGTGGATATCCGCCCCTTTTAG